The region ATGTCATTTAAGGTGCTTGTTGAAGAAGGCTATGGTCTTTTCCCACACATCGTTGGCGTATTCTTCGTGGTAAACCTCAGGCCTTGTGTTGTTGAAGAAGGCATGGTCCACGCCGGCGTATACTAAAAACTGGGCGTCAATCTTGTTTTTGTTGCATTCTTCTATGGCCTTCGTCACCTCTGAAAGGGGGATGAAAGAGTCCATGCCTGCATGAACCGCCAGCACTGGAGCCCTTATCCCTGAAAAGTCTATGGGGACGATAGAATAAAGTCCATAATAAGGAACAAGCGCCTTGAAGTCCCCTGCAAACTTTGCACCAAAATACCATGTGCAAGTTCCTCCACAACAGAAGCCAGTAGCCCCTAGCATAAACTCACCAATCCTAGGCACATAACCCATGTCCTGCTCTTTAAAGTGCGCTATAGATGCCCCTACCATAGCCTCAGCTTCTGAAAGCCTGTTCTGGAAAAGGTCCTGCATGAGCTTTCCAGCATTATCTGGGTCGCTGGCTGTTTTGCCCCTGTAGAGGTCAATACCAAAAGCATAAAATCCTTCCTTTGCGTAGCGGTCGCAAACATCCTTTATGTGTTCCACAAGCCCCCACCACTCGTGGAACACAAAGACCATGGGTCCTTTCCCGAACTCTGGCTCAGAGAGATAACCTGAAACCTCCACTCCATCCTTTTTGAAAGATATGAGTCTTCCCATGATACACCTCCTTTGGACTTTTTTGAAAATTTTAGGGCATGTTCCTTTTTGATGC is a window of Aquificaceae bacterium DNA encoding:
- a CDS encoding dienelactone hydrolase family protein; this encodes MGRLISFKKDGVEVSGYLSEPEFGKGPMVFVFHEWWGLVEHIKDVCDRYAKEGFYAFGIDLYRGKTASDPDNAGKLMQDLFQNRLSEAEAMVGASIAHFKEQDMGYVPRIGEFMLGATGFCCGGTCTWYFGAKFAGDFKALVPYYGLYSIVPIDFSGIRAPVLAVHAGMDSFIPLSEVTKAIEECNKNKIDAQFLVYAGVDHAFFNNTRPEVYHEEYANDVWEKTIAFFNKHLK